From Rutidosis leptorrhynchoides isolate AG116_Rl617_1_P2 chromosome 3, CSIRO_AGI_Rlap_v1, whole genome shotgun sequence, a single genomic window includes:
- the LOC139896311 gene encoding DNA repair protein UVH3 isoform X1, with protein MGVHGLWDLLSPVGRRVSVETLAGKRLAIDASIWMVQFMKAMRDERGEMVRNAHILGFFRRICKLLFLRTKPVFVFDGATPALKRRTVIARRRQRENAQAKIRKTAEKLLLNHIKAMRLKELANELEKQRMSNHADKGKRVITDETTDVVENAKDTNSSATKDFDQVALDAMLAASIEAEEGGVSLGEASTSGAEILPDAEDENDDDDDDDDDDDDEEEEMILPTLQGKVDPAVLASLPPSMQLDLLVQMRERLMAENRQKYQKVKKAPARFSEMQIEAYLKTVAFRREINEVQKAAGGRGVDGVQTSRIASEANREFIFSSSFTGNRQSLTSAGVETNSNVQSQTATKFDKGFLSSNKSNSAIEAFLNEPRKELNEDVETYRDERGRVRKSKMKAMGIQMTRDLQRNLDLMKEMEHDTIEPSSKSSNRIGHGKATAFSVKLPESSKEANHEYVPLGGISIEVSVDEDNEHQSVDSDDDVFANIVSGDPLLPEKQATDTLTDCEWEEGMPVISDESEVEWEDGPSDNHVLSSARAVEHVEAVSKGELIEEADLQEAIRRSMEDTSYAPDKFKDDENIDIETSSDKLFVYADETMIKEKPFNSQLETTTSKALSSSEVQMETSFQSHEKYHVQHSIKAASDHPNSKFESGDVVTVNPTMTLSGFEKEEGNSINVESEVEWEDGPSDNPESSSAHEVGHVKVDSEGVLMEDADLQGAIRQSMDIEKPSASRFSLDDVDEAKIILAKNDPNTMDVQMETSYVSDQKYHHDLSMKAASDDRNSQGETGHVDMVIPTKRHEVDPSNETLNTLNNLSSTYISKSPDVSKRDVTLDGSKQEEDKVTEHVPETLEPDETVKESKYDFDVVQNVSEEKDSNIIFEQRKDDVSGFIFNDMSEEQVEITKAGLEEEMTNLSKERDDLGDEQRRLERNAESVSGEMFAECQELLQMFGLPYIIAPMEAEAQCALMELENLVDGVVTDDSDVLLFGARTVYKNIFDDRKYVETYFMKDIESELGLTREKLIRMAMLLGSDYTEGISGIGIVNAVEVINAFPEEDGLHKFREWIESPDPSILGKVGGKEKSSTRKKGSNNSAEEASTLDDGKDMMKQIFMDKHRNVSKNWHIPSTFPSDAVVSAYASPQVDKSTEPFSWGKPDLFVLRKLCAEKFGWGVQKADELLQPVLKEYNKHETQLRLEAFYTFNERFAKIRSKRMSKAVKGITGSKSLELLDHDEVHPSSGKKRKEIKNAEVRDESTANENLESLTPEVHKKNTKRASSGRGRGRGRGRSVGNGKRKNNNNLELSSTSSDSDDVAGVPPEHTQGVRKSKRVKKPVVYSEPTTQEDHDHAEVDGSEEPIEQEETFVTSAATSVGVSNDPELPSSGNEINPDKADLDHDWCQKDQDSSQADLEYLKMGGGFCLDEDEGEKEPGVSGFSPSTEAAANEGEVEASISPDGSTRLALTGLQRINEEDDDGIRPVSFLSAMPNLKRKRKKV; from the exons ATGGGAGTTCACGGTCTGTGGGACCTTTTATCCCCCGTCGGCCGACGTGTCTCCGTCGAAACCCTAGCCGGCAAACGACTTGCAATCG ATGCAAGCATATGGATGGTACAATTCATGAAAGCTATGCGAGACGAGCGCGGTGAAATGGTGAGAAATGCACATATTTTAGGGTTTTTTCGTCGAATATGTAAACTACTGTTTCTACGAACCAAACCTGTATTTGTATTTGATGGTGCAACGCCTGCGTTAAAACGGCGAACTGTAATTGCACGTAGAAGGCAGCGCGAGAATGCGCAAGCTAAAATCCGTAAAACTGCTGAAAAGTTACTACTAAATCAT ATTAAGGCAATGAGGTTGAAAGAATTGGCAAATGAGTTAGAGAAACAGAGAATGAGTAATCATGCTGATAAGGGAAAAAGAGTGATTACCGATGAAACGACTGATGTTGTCGAGAATGCTAAAGATACAAATTCATCGGCTACGAAAGATTTTGATCAAGTAGCTTTAGATGCAAT GTTGGCAGCGTCGATTGAGGCAGAAGAAGGTGGAGTTTCTTTAGGGGAAGCATCAACATCAGGTGCTGAGATTCTTCCAGATGCCGAGGATGAaaacgacgatgatgatgatgatgatgatgatgatgatgatgaagaagaggaGATGATACTT CCAACACTGCAAGGGAAGGTTGATCCAGCTGTGTTAGCTTCTTTACCACCTTCTATGCAACTTGATCTTCTTGTGCAA ATGAGAGAGAGGTTGATGGCAGAAAACCGACAAAAGTACCAGAAAGTCAAAAAG GCCCCTGCACGATTTTCTGAAATGCAAATAGAAGCTTATCTTAAAACAGTCGCCTTTCGTAGGGAGATTAATGAAGTGCAGAAAGCAGCAGGTGGAAGGGGTGTCGATGGCGTTCAGACTTCACGGATAGCGTCTGAAGCAAACAGAGAATTCATCTTTTCATCTTCTTTCACTGGAAATAGACA ATCCCTCACATCTGCTGGAGTAGAGACGAACAGCAACGTGCAAAGCCAGACAGCAACAAAATTCGATAAAGGTTTTTTGTCTTCCAATAAATCCAACAGTGCAATCGAGGCGTTCTTGAATGAACCCAGGAAGGAATTAAATGAAGATGTTGAGACATACAGGGATGAGAGGGGTCGTGTACGAAAGAGCAAGATGAAAGCAATGGGAATTCAAATGACTCGTGATCTGCAGAGGAATTTAGATCTGATGAAAGAGATGGAACATGATACGATTGAACCTAGTAGTAAGTCGAGTAATCGGATTGGCCATGGCAAAGCGACTGCATTTTCAGTTAAACTTCCAGAAAGTTCTAAAGAAGCAAATCACGAGTATGTGCCACTTGGTGGTATATCCATAGAGGTGTCCGTTGATGAAGATAATGAGCATCAATCTGTTGACAGTGATGATGATGTATTTGCTAATATTGTGTCAGGTGATCCGTTGTTACCTGAGAAACAAGCTACCGATACTCTTACAGATTGTGAATGGGAAGAGGGAATGCCTGTTATAAGTGACGAAAGTGAGGTGGAATGGGAGGATGGACCTTCTGATAATCATGTGTTGAGTTCTGCACGTGCAGTTGAGCATGTGGAAGCTGTTTCAAAAGGTGAGTTAATAGAAGAAGCAGATCTTCAGGAAGCTATTAGACGAAGTATGGAAGATACATCGTATGCACCTGACAAGTTTAAAGATGACGAAAACATAGATATCGAGACATCATCTGACAAGTTATTTGTGTATGCGGATGAGACTATGATAAAAGAGAAGCCTTTTAATTCCCAGTTGGAGACCACTACTTCAAAGGCTCTAAGCTCGTCGGAAGTGCAAATGGAAACATCGTTTCAAAGCCATGAAAAATACCACGTTCAACATTCAATAAAAGCTGCAAGTGATCATCCGAATTCTAAATTTGAAAGTGGAGATGTGGTTACGGTGAATCCTACTATGACTCTTTCAGGGTTTGAAAAAGAAGAGGGAAATAGTATAAATGTTGAAAGTGAGGTGGAATGGGAGGATGGACCTAGTGATAATCCCGAGTCAAGCTCTGCACATGAAGTTGGGCACGTGAAAGTTGATTCAGAAGGTGTTTTAATGGAAGATGCAGATCTTCAGGGAGCAATTAGACAAAGCATGGATATTGAGAAGCCATCAGCTTCAAGATTTTCCTTGGACGATGTGGATGAAGCCAAGATAATCTTGGCCAAAAATGATCCAAATACAATGGACGTGCAGATGGAAACGTCATATGTAAGTGATCAAAAATACCACCATGATCTATCGATGAAAGCTGCAAGTGATGATCGAAATTCTCAAGGAGAAACTGGACATGTGGATATGGTGATTCCAACTAAAAGGCATGAAGTTGATCCAAGTAATGAGACTCTCAATACGTTGAACAACTTATCTTCAACTTATATTTCAAAATCACCTGATGTTAGCAAGCGCGATGTTACTCTTGATGGCTCTAAACAAGAAGAGGACAAAGTCACTGAACATGTTCCAGAGACACTGGAACCTGATGAAACTGTTAAGGAATCAAAATACGATTTTGATGTTGTACAGAATGTCAGTGAGGAAAAGGATAGTAATATTATTTTTGAGCAAAGGAAAGATGATGTCAGCGGGTTTATATTCAATGACATGAGCGAGGAACAGGTTGAAATTACAAAGGCTGGTTTGGAAGAGGAAATGACAAATTTGAGCAAGGAACGCGATGATTTGGGTGATGAACAGAGAAGGCTTGAGCGTAATGCAGAGTCTGTAAGTGGTGAGATGTTTGCAGAATGCCAG GAACTTCTTCAAATGTTTGGCTTGCCATATATCATTGCCCCAATGGAAGCCGAAGCTCAATGTGCGTTAATGGAACTGGAGAACCTTGTtgatggtgttgttactgatgactCCGATGTGTTGTTGTTTGGGGCACGAACTGTCTACAAGAACATATTTGATGATAGAAAATATGTAGAGACTTACTTCATGAAG GACATAGAATCAGAGCTAGGCTTAACACGTGAGAAGTTGATCCGTATGGCCATGCTCCTGGGTAGTGATTACACCGAAGGTATCAG CGGTATTGGCATTGTGAATGCGGTGGAAGTAATAAATGCATTTCCAGAGGAAGATGGTCTTCATAAGTTTCGTGAGTGGATAGAATCACCAGATCCAAGTATACTTGGAAAGGTCGGTGGTAAAGAAAAGTCGAGTACGAGGAAGAAAGGATCGAATAATAGTGCGGAAGAAGCATCTACATTAGATGATGGCAAAGACATGATGAAGCAAATTTTTATGGATAAACAT AGAAACGTAAGCAAAAATTGGCATATTCCTTCTACATTCCCAAGTGATGCAGTGGTTTCCGCATATGCTTCTCCACAAGTTGACAAGTCAACAGAGCCGTTTTCGTGGGGAAAGCCAGATCTTTTTGTTCTTCGCAA ATTGTGCGCGGAAAAGTTTGGATGGGGTGTACAAAAGGCAGATGAGTTGCTGCAACCTGTTTTAAAAGAGTACAACAAACACGAG ACTCAATTGCGATTGGAAGCATTTTACACTTTTAATGAGAGATTTGCGAAAATTCGTAGCAAGAGAATGAGCAAAGCTGTCAAAGGAATAACAGGGAGCAAAAGCTTAGAGTTGTTGGATCATGATGAAGTTCATCCATCCAGTggaaaaaagagaaaagaaataaaaaaCGCAGAGGTTAGAGACGAGTCCACGGCTAATGAGAATTTAGAATCGTTAACTCCAGAGGTACACAAGAAGAACACCAAAAGAGCTTCGAGTGGTAGAGGCAGAGGCCGAGGAAGAGGTCGATCAGTTGGAAACGGAAAGAGAAAAAACAATAATAATCTAGAACTTTCCAGTACGAGTTCGGATAGTGATGACGTGGCAGGTGTGCCTCCTGAACATACACAAGGTGTACGAAAG TCAAAACGTGTTAAGAAGCCGGTGGTATACTCCGAACCTACAACACAAGAAGATCATGATCATGCAGAAGTTGATGGCAGTGAAGAGCCTATCGAGCAGGAAGAGACTTTCGTCACTTCTGCGGCTACAAGTGTTGGCGTGAGTAATGATCCTGAACTCCCATCATCAGGTAACGAAATCAACCCTGATAAGGCTGACTTGGATCATGATTGGTGTCAAAAGGATCAAGACAGCTCTCAGGCAGATTTAGAGTACCTCAAAATGGGTGGTGGGTTTTGTTTGGATGAGGATGAGGGTGAAAAGGAGCCAGGAGTATCTGGTTTTAGCCCATCAACCGAAGCAGCAGCCAACGAAGGGGAGGTAGAAGCATCTATTAGCCCAGATGGTTCAACTCGTTTAGCGTTGACTGGGTTACAGAGGATTAATGAAGAAGACGATGATGGGATTAGACCGGTAAGTTTCTTGTCTGCCATGCCCAATTTGAAAAGAAAACGGAAGAAGGTATGA
- the LOC139896311 gene encoding DNA repair protein UVH3 isoform X2, translated as MGVHGLWDLLSPVGRRVSVETLAGKRLAIDASIWMVQFMKAMRDERGEMIKAMRLKELANELEKQRMSNHADKGKRVITDETTDVVENAKDTNSSATKDFDQVALDAMLAASIEAEEGGVSLGEASTSGAEILPDAEDENDDDDDDDDDDDDEEEEMILPTLQGKVDPAVLASLPPSMQLDLLVQMRERLMAENRQKYQKVKKAPARFSEMQIEAYLKTVAFRREINEVQKAAGGRGVDGVQTSRIASEANREFIFSSSFTGNRQSLTSAGVETNSNVQSQTATKFDKGFLSSNKSNSAIEAFLNEPRKELNEDVETYRDERGRVRKSKMKAMGIQMTRDLQRNLDLMKEMEHDTIEPSSKSSNRIGHGKATAFSVKLPESSKEANHEYVPLGGISIEVSVDEDNEHQSVDSDDDVFANIVSGDPLLPEKQATDTLTDCEWEEGMPVISDESEVEWEDGPSDNHVLSSARAVEHVEAVSKGELIEEADLQEAIRRSMEDTSYAPDKFKDDENIDIETSSDKLFVYADETMIKEKPFNSQLETTTSKALSSSEVQMETSFQSHEKYHVQHSIKAASDHPNSKFESGDVVTVNPTMTLSGFEKEEGNSINVESEVEWEDGPSDNPESSSAHEVGHVKVDSEGVLMEDADLQGAIRQSMDIEKPSASRFSLDDVDEAKIILAKNDPNTMDVQMETSYVSDQKYHHDLSMKAASDDRNSQGETGHVDMVIPTKRHEVDPSNETLNTLNNLSSTYISKSPDVSKRDVTLDGSKQEEDKVTEHVPETLEPDETVKESKYDFDVVQNVSEEKDSNIIFEQRKDDVSGFIFNDMSEEQVEITKAGLEEEMTNLSKERDDLGDEQRRLERNAESVSGEMFAECQELLQMFGLPYIIAPMEAEAQCALMELENLVDGVVTDDSDVLLFGARTVYKNIFDDRKYVETYFMKDIESELGLTREKLIRMAMLLGSDYTEGISGIGIVNAVEVINAFPEEDGLHKFREWIESPDPSILGKVGGKEKSSTRKKGSNNSAEEASTLDDGKDMMKQIFMDKHRNVSKNWHIPSTFPSDAVVSAYASPQVDKSTEPFSWGKPDLFVLRKLCAEKFGWGVQKADELLQPVLKEYNKHETQLRLEAFYTFNERFAKIRSKRMSKAVKGITGSKSLELLDHDEVHPSSGKKRKEIKNAEVRDESTANENLESLTPEVHKKNTKRASSGRGRGRGRGRSVGNGKRKNNNNLELSSTSSDSDDVAGVPPEHTQGVRKSKRVKKPVVYSEPTTQEDHDHAEVDGSEEPIEQEETFVTSAATSVGVSNDPELPSSGNEINPDKADLDHDWCQKDQDSSQADLEYLKMGGGFCLDEDEGEKEPGVSGFSPSTEAAANEGEVEASISPDGSTRLALTGLQRINEEDDDGIRPVSFLSAMPNLKRKRKKV; from the exons ATGGGAGTTCACGGTCTGTGGGACCTTTTATCCCCCGTCGGCCGACGTGTCTCCGTCGAAACCCTAGCCGGCAAACGACTTGCAATCG ATGCAAGCATATGGATGGTACAATTCATGAAAGCTATGCGAGACGAGCGCGGTGAAATG ATTAAGGCAATGAGGTTGAAAGAATTGGCAAATGAGTTAGAGAAACAGAGAATGAGTAATCATGCTGATAAGGGAAAAAGAGTGATTACCGATGAAACGACTGATGTTGTCGAGAATGCTAAAGATACAAATTCATCGGCTACGAAAGATTTTGATCAAGTAGCTTTAGATGCAAT GTTGGCAGCGTCGATTGAGGCAGAAGAAGGTGGAGTTTCTTTAGGGGAAGCATCAACATCAGGTGCTGAGATTCTTCCAGATGCCGAGGATGAaaacgacgatgatgatgatgatgatgatgatgatgatgatgaagaagaggaGATGATACTT CCAACACTGCAAGGGAAGGTTGATCCAGCTGTGTTAGCTTCTTTACCACCTTCTATGCAACTTGATCTTCTTGTGCAA ATGAGAGAGAGGTTGATGGCAGAAAACCGACAAAAGTACCAGAAAGTCAAAAAG GCCCCTGCACGATTTTCTGAAATGCAAATAGAAGCTTATCTTAAAACAGTCGCCTTTCGTAGGGAGATTAATGAAGTGCAGAAAGCAGCAGGTGGAAGGGGTGTCGATGGCGTTCAGACTTCACGGATAGCGTCTGAAGCAAACAGAGAATTCATCTTTTCATCTTCTTTCACTGGAAATAGACA ATCCCTCACATCTGCTGGAGTAGAGACGAACAGCAACGTGCAAAGCCAGACAGCAACAAAATTCGATAAAGGTTTTTTGTCTTCCAATAAATCCAACAGTGCAATCGAGGCGTTCTTGAATGAACCCAGGAAGGAATTAAATGAAGATGTTGAGACATACAGGGATGAGAGGGGTCGTGTACGAAAGAGCAAGATGAAAGCAATGGGAATTCAAATGACTCGTGATCTGCAGAGGAATTTAGATCTGATGAAAGAGATGGAACATGATACGATTGAACCTAGTAGTAAGTCGAGTAATCGGATTGGCCATGGCAAAGCGACTGCATTTTCAGTTAAACTTCCAGAAAGTTCTAAAGAAGCAAATCACGAGTATGTGCCACTTGGTGGTATATCCATAGAGGTGTCCGTTGATGAAGATAATGAGCATCAATCTGTTGACAGTGATGATGATGTATTTGCTAATATTGTGTCAGGTGATCCGTTGTTACCTGAGAAACAAGCTACCGATACTCTTACAGATTGTGAATGGGAAGAGGGAATGCCTGTTATAAGTGACGAAAGTGAGGTGGAATGGGAGGATGGACCTTCTGATAATCATGTGTTGAGTTCTGCACGTGCAGTTGAGCATGTGGAAGCTGTTTCAAAAGGTGAGTTAATAGAAGAAGCAGATCTTCAGGAAGCTATTAGACGAAGTATGGAAGATACATCGTATGCACCTGACAAGTTTAAAGATGACGAAAACATAGATATCGAGACATCATCTGACAAGTTATTTGTGTATGCGGATGAGACTATGATAAAAGAGAAGCCTTTTAATTCCCAGTTGGAGACCACTACTTCAAAGGCTCTAAGCTCGTCGGAAGTGCAAATGGAAACATCGTTTCAAAGCCATGAAAAATACCACGTTCAACATTCAATAAAAGCTGCAAGTGATCATCCGAATTCTAAATTTGAAAGTGGAGATGTGGTTACGGTGAATCCTACTATGACTCTTTCAGGGTTTGAAAAAGAAGAGGGAAATAGTATAAATGTTGAAAGTGAGGTGGAATGGGAGGATGGACCTAGTGATAATCCCGAGTCAAGCTCTGCACATGAAGTTGGGCACGTGAAAGTTGATTCAGAAGGTGTTTTAATGGAAGATGCAGATCTTCAGGGAGCAATTAGACAAAGCATGGATATTGAGAAGCCATCAGCTTCAAGATTTTCCTTGGACGATGTGGATGAAGCCAAGATAATCTTGGCCAAAAATGATCCAAATACAATGGACGTGCAGATGGAAACGTCATATGTAAGTGATCAAAAATACCACCATGATCTATCGATGAAAGCTGCAAGTGATGATCGAAATTCTCAAGGAGAAACTGGACATGTGGATATGGTGATTCCAACTAAAAGGCATGAAGTTGATCCAAGTAATGAGACTCTCAATACGTTGAACAACTTATCTTCAACTTATATTTCAAAATCACCTGATGTTAGCAAGCGCGATGTTACTCTTGATGGCTCTAAACAAGAAGAGGACAAAGTCACTGAACATGTTCCAGAGACACTGGAACCTGATGAAACTGTTAAGGAATCAAAATACGATTTTGATGTTGTACAGAATGTCAGTGAGGAAAAGGATAGTAATATTATTTTTGAGCAAAGGAAAGATGATGTCAGCGGGTTTATATTCAATGACATGAGCGAGGAACAGGTTGAAATTACAAAGGCTGGTTTGGAAGAGGAAATGACAAATTTGAGCAAGGAACGCGATGATTTGGGTGATGAACAGAGAAGGCTTGAGCGTAATGCAGAGTCTGTAAGTGGTGAGATGTTTGCAGAATGCCAG GAACTTCTTCAAATGTTTGGCTTGCCATATATCATTGCCCCAATGGAAGCCGAAGCTCAATGTGCGTTAATGGAACTGGAGAACCTTGTtgatggtgttgttactgatgactCCGATGTGTTGTTGTTTGGGGCACGAACTGTCTACAAGAACATATTTGATGATAGAAAATATGTAGAGACTTACTTCATGAAG GACATAGAATCAGAGCTAGGCTTAACACGTGAGAAGTTGATCCGTATGGCCATGCTCCTGGGTAGTGATTACACCGAAGGTATCAG CGGTATTGGCATTGTGAATGCGGTGGAAGTAATAAATGCATTTCCAGAGGAAGATGGTCTTCATAAGTTTCGTGAGTGGATAGAATCACCAGATCCAAGTATACTTGGAAAGGTCGGTGGTAAAGAAAAGTCGAGTACGAGGAAGAAAGGATCGAATAATAGTGCGGAAGAAGCATCTACATTAGATGATGGCAAAGACATGATGAAGCAAATTTTTATGGATAAACAT AGAAACGTAAGCAAAAATTGGCATATTCCTTCTACATTCCCAAGTGATGCAGTGGTTTCCGCATATGCTTCTCCACAAGTTGACAAGTCAACAGAGCCGTTTTCGTGGGGAAAGCCAGATCTTTTTGTTCTTCGCAA ATTGTGCGCGGAAAAGTTTGGATGGGGTGTACAAAAGGCAGATGAGTTGCTGCAACCTGTTTTAAAAGAGTACAACAAACACGAG ACTCAATTGCGATTGGAAGCATTTTACACTTTTAATGAGAGATTTGCGAAAATTCGTAGCAAGAGAATGAGCAAAGCTGTCAAAGGAATAACAGGGAGCAAAAGCTTAGAGTTGTTGGATCATGATGAAGTTCATCCATCCAGTggaaaaaagagaaaagaaataaaaaaCGCAGAGGTTAGAGACGAGTCCACGGCTAATGAGAATTTAGAATCGTTAACTCCAGAGGTACACAAGAAGAACACCAAAAGAGCTTCGAGTGGTAGAGGCAGAGGCCGAGGAAGAGGTCGATCAGTTGGAAACGGAAAGAGAAAAAACAATAATAATCTAGAACTTTCCAGTACGAGTTCGGATAGTGATGACGTGGCAGGTGTGCCTCCTGAACATACACAAGGTGTACGAAAG TCAAAACGTGTTAAGAAGCCGGTGGTATACTCCGAACCTACAACACAAGAAGATCATGATCATGCAGAAGTTGATGGCAGTGAAGAGCCTATCGAGCAGGAAGAGACTTTCGTCACTTCTGCGGCTACAAGTGTTGGCGTGAGTAATGATCCTGAACTCCCATCATCAGGTAACGAAATCAACCCTGATAAGGCTGACTTGGATCATGATTGGTGTCAAAAGGATCAAGACAGCTCTCAGGCAGATTTAGAGTACCTCAAAATGGGTGGTGGGTTTTGTTTGGATGAGGATGAGGGTGAAAAGGAGCCAGGAGTATCTGGTTTTAGCCCATCAACCGAAGCAGCAGCCAACGAAGGGGAGGTAGAAGCATCTATTAGCCCAGATGGTTCAACTCGTTTAGCGTTGACTGGGTTACAGAGGATTAATGAAGAAGACGATGATGGGATTAGACCGGTAAGTTTCTTGTCTGCCATGCCCAATTTGAAAAGAAAACGGAAGAAGGTATGA